TTATGGATCAGATTCCTGATAATGAACAAAGAGAGTCATATATGTGCTTTGCTCACTAGTCTCTCTCTTCAGatcttttgtctgtttttcagaGGCTTGTGAGAAGACTGCTGAGAATCTGGAATCTCTCACCAGTAAAAGAAAACCACACCTCAAAAAGCCTTCCCTTTAAGAGGGGTATGTTGTGTAAAGTTTTGATTAAAGCAGCAGTTTAAAACAGGGATCTAATGAGAAACAATGAAAGTTAGAGTAGAGAATGATAAGGGCATTCAAAATATAAATTCAGGGAAATTGTAGTAAATTAAGTACCTTTAAAATCCACATGAAATTTAACCTCCAGTCTCTAGATGCAAATCATAACTACAGTAATTAAATTATTGATGTTTGCATTACATATGtgtaaaaaaactgtattaagGGAAAAGGGAAATGACATAATGGCAACAGTATGAGGAACATGCAATGTCTATAACAACAAAAGTGGAATTGCCCCAGGATACTTTTCTAATGAGTTGTAAAGGGGTTAAAGCAATGTCAATGAGACAGAAACAGTAGGTAAAAACTGCATATTCGTCATTATGGTAGCATGATTAGTATCTAATCATGAAAATACCAATCAttgtctctttaagaaaggaacctGATCTTCTGCTGCTGTTAACCCTGGAAGATGTTGCTCTTCCTTTTTAATCAGGGTCACAGTTCTCATGTGCCTTCATGCCataccttctgttttctttttttgccataaATGTAACtgtctcatttttttaaacaaaatattttactacTTCCTCCTTACTTACTTTCACATTAATGTGCTTCTGTGATGTGTCTTTGTCTCTGTTGAGCAGTATTTCGATGTCTGTCAACACAATGAGACTATATTGAAAGCTTCTCACCACCTCGCAGAAGCGGTGAGAATTTTTTGAGTGAGCCATTGAGAGTCTTGCATGCTCTTCACACCAGTGAAAGGCATTTGTTAAACCATTCCTAAGTCTGTAATTCTCCTTAAATAGATGGAAAAAACAGAAGGAAACACTTTCTTGCTAGCATATTTATCCCAATCAGGGAATTCTCTAATctgctgcatttattttcttgcctttgtttttctgcttttattttgtttctgcttCCATCTTGTTCTATCATTGGCAGCATATTGTGCTTTGCCCCGTGGCAGGTGTAATTCTTTCAGTTCAGCTTCTGCAGTCCTTCTCCAGTTTGTTTTCAGCTTTCCTTGCTTCCTTTTCTCAGGTGGTGTCCAACTTATAACTACTTTTGGGATACGGTTCTGGTCCATCTGAAAGACATGTCCAAGCCATTTCTCCATCACCACACTGTGCGAGTTGATCttcttatcttcttatataactcAATATTTGAGATCTTCACTGGCCAGAAGATATGGCAAATTCTACTGAGGCAGTTATCGCGGAACACCTCAATCTTCTTCATGTCACTCTTGATTACATGCCAGCACTCTGACCGAGATTTGACATTGTCCTGTCCTTTCTAAGCCTACTTGTCAATTGTATGGCTGCTGTGAACCAGAGTTTATCCTTTCACAAAGGGCAAGATTCAAGGATTAGCACCACACTGACGATAGCATTATGAAGAAGCATGCATTATTGTAAAGGACATCTGTTTActttggttttattattatttaactatatgtatttaatttataaaagatacatttttcattgttgtAGAGTTCATTTTATGACAAGATTATAagtaacattttaacataattttctcTGTATATGTCATGAAGAATTATCTCAATTTTTAACAGATATGGAAACATGTTACACCTTTGAAGTAATGACTTTTACAATACTAGACAAAAAGTAAGCTAAACCATTCAGACAGAATATAAGACAATAACGTGGTGTTTATGAGATTATTTATAATACTTCAGcataatattcaaataaatattaatgtgtaTTATGTATTAGTTTTAGACAtcactgtattatattttgctaagttttgtttttgaacattagaaaaagaataaataactgaattttgcatttttctactCAAGACTACATcatgaaataatatttattttaattgttttagtcGGCAAACAGTTTTGTCCTGGATGAATCGGCTTTGAAGATTTTTCCTAATGcaattattttcaaacattttctaaACCAGGTATAAAAAAAACCATAAACAAGTGGATTAAATGTAGAGTTCATATAACCAATCCACGCTAGCACATCTGTCATAGTTGGTGGAGCAGGGTGGTTTAAAATTGGATTAATTATGTTGCACAAAAAGAATGGGAGCCAACAAACGAGGAAAACCCCAAGAACTATGGCAAGTGTCTTGgctgcttttgtttcttttttttgcaaagctgcatccttcttttgttcatttgtttggaTGTGTTGAGACAAATCCTTAATAGACTTAGCTTGTCTTTTTGctactttaaaaattttaagatAAATACATATCATAATGAATCCAGGAATGTAAAAAGACAGCAAAGAAGAAACAAGTCCGGAAGCTTCATTTTGCACTAGAATACAACTGCCTATGCACCTATTGCGGTATATGTGTTCTATGCCTTTCATgtttaattctaaaaatataattatatatcctGTCAAAGCTGACAAAATCCAGCtaattaaaataacatgaagtgTGACTGATACAGTAATTACAGCTTTGTAACTCAAGGGATGACATACTGCGTAATAGCGGTCAAGAGATATAACAGAAAGATGAATAATTGATGCTGTGCAGAGCATAATGAcagtaccaaaataaaatttgcaaaaaaattctcCATAGTACCAGCAGCCGTCAATAAGTTGGGACATAGTGGGTGGCATTACAAATCCACCCATTAATAAGTCTGTTACAGCCAAAGAAAGGATCAGATAGTTTGTCGGTGAGTGAAGCTGCTTGAAATGTGAAATAGAAATGATGACCAGGAGGTTTCCAAAAATAGTCAGCAAGATTACTGTCCACATGACCGTATATAGCAAAGTTGGAAAGTAGGGAGGACGTAATTCTTTATAACATGAGTTATTTATGGACTCatagcaaaaataaacaatatctgGAGGTAAAATGTAGCTGATATTCATTTTGTTGTAGTCCACTGTTTCTATTCTCTTGCCCTGTGGTACAAATGAGAAAATAGTAGCTAGatattaaaatcatttacaagtaaaattatacatcatatcatttttttttacagattatagtatctgttaaaaataataatgtttgctAGTGAGTTTCCTTATAACTAACTACATACTATGAATAATTCCATtatgtgattttaattttatattaaaatacccATGTAATATGTTAAAGATATTTAAACGTGACTAGAATTCCATACTGTTAAGCATCTGCTAAATTCTAATTCAATCTAggtcaaactgattttttttttcatttttacaagaaCATAAAGTTATAACAAGGTTGAAAAGATGTTGGGTGCAAGTATAATATTTCTAAAAACAAAGTTTGAATAGCAAACTTCACTaggttatttattttctaaactgttTCAGTGCATTACAGAGTCACTAATGACTGGGTATCAGTTATATTAAAATACCTGAAGCGGGAAGTTAAAGCAGtataatttactttactttcacTTTAATTGAATCCTAGTTCTATGTTGCACTACAGTGATGAGTATAGAATTTCGTCAGTGACAATAGGTGGATTTTTTATTGGGGCTTTCCATAAACTTGATGCTCTAGCTGTTTTATATATCAGAGACTCAGTGGCAATGAGAACCTGTGTGATTAGGTATATGGCAATAAATAATGCTGAAATCATCCAGCTATAGAACAAAGGGAAATTTAACAGTGGATGGCAGATCAATTTAAAATATGTTCAGAAAATGACAGAAAAGAAACTAGTGAgaggaaattatttttaaaaaatcttaaatatttaaaaagtgatttttttaaaacctctCAAGGCAGTCTGCAAAATgtgaaaaggcaaacaaaatgagAGCATACCCTGTCCCTAAAAGTGCtggtgtactgtttttttttaccactgaTTCTGtctgaagaaatgttttttaattgcaAAAGTTAAAAGTTTAACTGTGAgtaatttaaaatgctttatatAAAACATCAATGCCTGAAGAAGGCCCCAATCACCtagaaagcttacatattgtaatgtgTTCAGTTAGCCATAAAAAGGTGTcctttttcttgacttctcactgcatctatcatggctaacacggtacaacaccctactactgaaGAACTGATGTGaaataaatgtaaccagttgtgttGCCAGACCCAGCACAGCTGTAATAAGAATTGTGTGTGTACTGTGCCTGTTTGATGGgttttttttccttgcttctGTGTGACTTTTTGActcattttatcattttcagGACCCTGAGGAACGTTTTCATGAAATTTTCcatttatataataaac
The sequence above is drawn from the Erpetoichthys calabaricus chromosome 3, fErpCal1.3, whole genome shotgun sequence genome and encodes:
- the LOC114649498 gene encoding trace amine-associated receptor 1-like translates to MNISYILPPDIVYFCYESINNSCYKELRPPYFPTLLYTVMWTVILLTIFGNLLVIISISHFKQLHSPTNYLILSLAVTDLLMGGFVMPPTMSQLIDGCWYYGEFFCKFYFGTVIMLCTASIIHLSVISLDRYYAVCHPLSYKAVITVSVTLHVILISWILSALTGYIIIFLELNMKGIEHIYRNRCIGSCILVQNEASGLVSSLLSFYIPGFIMICIYLKIFKVAKRQAKSIKDLSQHIQTNEQKKDAALQKKETKAAKTLAIVLGVFLVCWLPFFLCNIINPILNHPAPPTMTDVLAWIGYMNSTFNPLVYGFFYTWFRKCLKIIALGKIFKADSSRTKLFAD